In the Theobroma cacao cultivar B97-61/B2 chromosome 1, Criollo_cocoa_genome_V2, whole genome shotgun sequence genome, one interval contains:
- the LOC18611973 gene encoding eukaryotic translation initiation factor 5B isoform X3, with the protein MFGGSAFDALANDDDGEVVDDSLKEEDNVGEEEEENDDHALAKALRGKKKKSKGEKKGGMFGRSAFDSIADEDDNGQMVEEESKVEEEEDVLAKAFTGKKKNSRGGKKGGSWFAAAALDELDDEAGEKEDEKKDEEDDVPSFFFSDKKKKSARSSKKSGNSFSAALLDEEDDGEASVSEPAVVDDFDDVSAIAFSGKKKKSSKKKSNSAFAILTDGTEPQSEVTDMVESEQPSLGTSNVEADDSKTNNKSEGIAETSKNKKKKKKNKSGRTAQEEDDLDKILAELGEGPTVSKPAAPPPAEENVQVLPETVIPADATGEKEGEEEGVESAAAKKKKKKKEKEKEKKAAAAAAATASADVKEESQEEMKIETSDTKKKDAKSKAADKKLPKHVREMQEALARRQEAEERKKREEEERLRKEEEERRRQEELERQAEEARRRKKEREKEKLLKKKQEGKLLTGKQKEEARRLEAMRNQILGNKGGLPLPSADKDGAPTKRPIYQSKRSKTAHHHANGAASSKPEEKVQAKEKQQEEQETKDEVDTLEDEKVDEVESNNTEEKSVVADAAEDIGMEEEDDDDGEWDEKSWDDVNLNVKGAFDDEEADFEPKHVVQKDIKSAAPASRNAGGAPPAVAKPTVETKKASAYRSIKSQDDESKKPQPEVEAPDKNMKKNTAAKNKAPRSDAPPKQSEENLRSPICCIMGHVDTGKTKLLDCIRGTNVQEGEAGGITQQIGATYFPAENIRERTRELKADAKLKVPGLLVIDTPGHESFTNLRSRGSGLCDIAILVVDIMHGLEPQTIESLNLLKMRNTEFIVALNKVDRLYGWKVLRNAPILKSLKQQSKDVQNEFNMRLTHIVTQFKEQGLNTELYYKNREMGETFSIVPTSAITGEGIPDLLLLLVQWAQKTMVEKLTFNDEVQCTVLEVKVIEGLGTTIDVVLVNGVLHEGDQIVVSGLQGPIVTTVRALLTPHPMKELRVKGTYMQHKEIKAAMGIKIAAQNLEHAIAGTGLYVVGPDDDLEDVKEAVREDMQSVMSRIDKSGEGVYVQASTLGSLEALLEFLKTPEVNIPVSGIGIGPVHKKDVMKASVMLEKKNEYATILAFDVKVTPEARELADELGVRIFIADIIYHLFDQFKAYIDGLKEERKKEAADEAVFPCVLKILPNCIFNKKDPIVLGVDVLEGIARVGTPICIPQREFIDIGRLASIENNHRPVEVAKKGQKVAIKIVGSNPEEQQKMYGRHFELEDELVSHISRRSIDVLKANYRDDLTLEEWRLVQRLKILFKIP; encoded by the exons ATGTTTGGAGGGTCGGCGTTCGATGCGCTTgctaatgatgatgatggagaGGTCGTTGATGATTCTCTAAAGGAAGAGGATAACGTTggg gaggaggaggaggagaatGATGATCATGCGCTCGCTAAAGCTTTgagagggaaaaagaagaagtccAAGGGGGAAAAGAAGGGTGGAATGTTTGGACGATCTGCTTTTGATTCAATTGCTGATGAAGATGATAATGGGCAGATGGTTGAGGAAGAGAGTAAGGTTGAGGAGGAGGAGGATGTGCTTGCCAAAGCTTTTAcagggaaaaagaagaattccAGGGGGGGGAAGAAGGGTGGAAGTTGGTTTGCAGCAGCAGCACTTGATGAGCTTGATGATGAAGCAGGTGAGAAAGAGGATGAGAAGAAAGATGAGGAAGATGATGttccttcatttttcttctcggataagaaaaagaagtcCGCAAGGTCTTCTAAGAAGAGTGGTAATTCCTTTAGTGCAGCATTGCTTGATGAGGAAGATGACGGAGAGGCTTCTGTATCTGAACCTGCTGTTGTTGATGATTTCGACGATGTTTCGGCGATTGCATTTTCaggtaagaaaaaaaaatcatccaaGAAGAAGAGCAATAGTGCTTTTGCAATCTTGACTGATGGGACAGAGCCACAAAGTGAAGTTACAGATATGGTTGAATCTGAACAACCAAGTTTAGGAACTAGTAATGTGGAAGCTGATGATTCTAAAACTAACAACAAGAGTGAAGGGATTGCAGAAACTTCaaagaataagaagaagaagaagaagaataagagtGGAAGGACTGCGCAAGAGGAGGATGACTTGGATAAAATTCTTGCAGAACTTGGTGAGGGGCCTACTGTATCGAAACCTGCCGCACCTCCTCCTGCAGAGGAAAATGTTCAGGTTCTGCCTGAAACAGTTATCCCTGCTGATGCCACAGGTGAGAAGGAAGGTGAGGAAGAAGGTGTGGAGTCTGCTGCagcaaagaagaagaaaaagaagaaggaaaaggaaaaggaaaagaaggcagcagctgctgctgctgctacAGCTTCAGCAGATGTTAAGGAAGAAAGTCAAGAGGAAATGAAAATTGAGACCTCTGAtaccaaaaagaaagatgCTAAGAGTAAAGCTGCTGACAAGAAACTGCCAAAGCACGTTAGGGAGATGCAAGAGGCACTTGCTAGGAGACAAGAAGCagaagagaggaagaaaagggaagaagagGAGAGGTTGAGGAAGGAAGAGGAAGAGCGACGTCGGCAAGAAGAGCTAGAGCGGCAAGCAGAAGAGGCTAGGCgtaggaaaaaagaaagggaaaaggagAAGCTCTTAAAGAAGAAGCAAGAAGGTAAACTATTAACCGGGAAGCAAAAGGAAGAAGCCCGTCGCCTTGAGGCCATGAGGAATCAGATATTGGGCAATAAAGGAGGCTTGCCTCTGCCTAGTGCAGACAAAGATGGTGCACCTACAAAACGACCTATATATCAATCAAAGAGGTCTAAAACAGCTCATCATCACGCAAATGGTGCTGCCTCTAGTAAGCCTGAGGAAAAGGTACAAGCAAAGGAAAAACAGCAAGAAGAGCAGGAGACCAAGGATGAGGTGGATACCCTGGAAGATGAGAAGGTTGATGAGGTGGAATCAAATAACACAGAAGAGAAATCTGTAGTTGCAGATGCTGCTGAAGATATTGGAATGGAAGAggaggatgatgatgatggtgaaTGGGATGAAAAGAGCTGGGATGATGTTAATCTTAATGTTAAGGGTGCCTTTGATGATGAAGAGGCTGATTTTGAGCCTAAGCATGTGGTGCAGAAAGATATAAAGAGTGCTGCACCAGCTTCACGCAATGCAGGTGGTG CCCCTCCTGCAGTTGCCAAGCCAACAGTTGAGACCAAGAAAGCCTCTGCTTACCGATCAATTAAATCTCAAGATGATGAAAGTAAGAAACCTCAACCTGAGGTTGAAGCACCAgacaaaaatatgaaaaaaaatactgcTGCAAAAAATAAAGCACCCAGATCGGATGCTCCTCCTAAACAGAGTGAAGAAAACCTCCGTTCCCCGATTTGCTGTATTATGGGCCATGTTGACACTGGTAAAACAAAGCTTCTGGATTGCATTCGAGGCACTAATGTTCAGGAAGGTGAGGCTGGTGGCATTACTCAACAGATTGGCGCAACATATTTTCCTGCTGAGAACATACGGGAGAGAACCAGGGAATTGAAAGCTGATGCCAAATTGAAGGTTCCAGGCTTGTTGGTCATTGATACCCCTGGTCATGAATCTTTTACAAATCTTCGGTCAAGGGGATCAGGTTTATGTGATATTGCCATTTTGGTTGTTGACATTATGCATGGATTAGAGCCGCAGACGATAGAATCACTCAATCTTTTGAAAATGAGGAACACTGAGTTTATCGTTGCATTGAATAAG GTGGACAGACTCTATGGCTGGAAAGTTCTACGCAATGCACCAATTTTGAAGTCACTTAAGCAACAATCTAAAGATGTGCAAAATGAATTCAATATGAGACTTACACAT ATTGTAACTCAGTTCAAGGAGCAAGGACTGAATACTGAATTGTACTATAAAAATCGGGAAATGGGTGAAACTTTCAGCATTGTACCTACAAGTGCAATCAC TGGAGAAGGCATCCCAGATTTGTTATTATTACTGGTCCAATGGGCGCAGAAAACAATGGTTGAAAAACTTACATTCAATGATGAAGTGCAG TGTACTGTCTTGGAGGTGAAGGTTATTGAAGGCCTTGGGACAACTATCGATGTTGTGTTGGTGAATGGTGTTCTTCATGAAGGAGATCAAATTGTTGTTTCTGGCTTGCAG GGGCCTATTGTTACCACTGTAAGAGCATTATTGACACCCCACCCAATGAAGGAACTCCGAGTGAAG GGAACATACATGCAGCACAAGGAGATCAAGGCAGCAATGGGTATCAAGATCGCTGCACAG AACCTTGAGCATGCTATTGCCGGCACTGGTCTCTATGTTGTAGGGCCTGATGATGATTTGGAAGATGTCAAAGAGGCAGTAAGGGAAGATATGCAGTCAGTCATGAGTAGGATTGACAAAAGTGGGGAAGGGGTTTATGTACAAGCATCCACCCTTGGCTCTTTGGAAGCATTGCTGGAATTTCTGAAAACTCCAGAAGTAAATATTCCTGTTAGTGGTATAGGCATAGGCCCTGTACACAAAAAAGATGTAATGAAGGCCAGTGTAATGCTTGAGAAGAAAAACGAGTATGCTACCATATTGGCTTTTGATGTCAAGGTGACACCAGAGGCTCGAGAACTAGCAGATGAACTGGGTGTGAGGATTTTCATTGCTGATATTATTTATCACTTATTTGACCAATTCAAAGCATATATTGATGGTCTGAAAGAGGAGAGGAAGAAGGAAGCAGCTGATGAAGCAGTCTTCCCTTGTGTTCTGAAGATTTTACCTAACTGCATTTTCAACAAGAAGGATCCCATTGTCTTGGGGGTTGATGTCCTTGAAGGCATTGCAAGG GTTGGCACTCCAATTTGTATTCCTCAAAGGGAATTCATTGACATTGGCCGACTTGCTTCAATCGAAAATAACCATAGACCTGTTGAAGTTGCCAAGAAAGGCCAGAAGGTGGCCATTAag ATTGTTGGATCCAATCCTGAGGAGCAGCAGAAAATGTATGGGAGGCATTTTGAGCTTGAGGATGAGCTTGTTAGTCACATTTCGAGGAGGTCAATTGATGTTCTCAAAGCTAATTATAGG GATGATCTGACCCTTGAGGAGTGGAGGTTGGTTCAGAGACTGAAgattcttttcaaaataccATGA